TGATAAGTGGCGCAGAGATAATGTTTTGGATGAGACATTTTAGCTATTAAGATGAGCTTTCCAGGGGGAAGCTTTTTAAGGAGGGTTTTGATGATGGATGATTGATTGGTGGACGTGCGTGGCAGAGAGAAATTAGTAATTGAGACAGATAGGATGTGGGTTTTCAGTCTGCTGAATTTTGATTTGACTATTCAGGACTCGTTAACAAATTTCCAAAGATACTGAATGAGTCCATTATGGATAATATCTGCTGTATAAAAGCCTAGCTTGGGCCTGCATATCCATCGGGAGTGGGCTTTAAAACAGAAAGCTCAAGAGTTTGCTGGGTTCGATGAGAATCGAGTATTCAGGTCTTGGgctcttattattatttctttctcttttggGCTTTTGTGCAAAGAAttgcaattaaaaaaaaaaaatcaacgtGAATCAAACTTGGAGAACATAACCAAGGAGACAGAGAGTAGCTGGGTACCACGCAAGCGAGAAACTTGAGATGATGATCATGATGGCGCCGGAGTGAGTCTGCTTCATATTCATTCAAATGCTGTTATGTGATGGCTTGCAGGTTCCTTTTCCACATTCAGCTTTTCTGGAAATACCATCAGCAagagcaaaaattaaaataaaaacaatgaaTATCAAAGGAGAAGAGATGGACCTCAAACCTTAAAACCTATCAAGGCATTGGCAAATGAAAATGAACAAAAACAAAGAAGGGTTCCCAAGAGAAGCAGCGCAACGAGAGCTAGCCTAAGCCATCTCTGAAAACACACAGAGAGAGATGGTGAGTGAAGTAGATGCATTTCTAAGAATTTTGGAGGTGCTGGATATTGAAACTGGGGAATGATAGTATCCTTTAAAAATGGAAACTTTCTTCTGCGGGATTTGGATGTGGCAGTTAAAAAGGTTAACGTCACGTGTCTTCGAAACTCGCGCATTGTTTGAACTTTGGTTTTCATTTATTCataccataaaaaataattcctTCATAAAATTAACCAAAATGTTTGAGTGatttatatacttttttttttcttttactttttttctatatataagcataacaccatttttattatttaatatataaagtaaaataaattaaacaataCTTGATTTTATGATCAGCTAATCATTTACTGAATTTCTTCAACTTCAGGATTAcattgggattttttttttaatctgaaATGATTGATGGGCCCCTTGAAAAGAGAATGGTGTGATCCTCTTATAGATTGTATGAAAACTATATACTAAAATAAATCCTTAGACAAAAGGGAAAGAAGCTACATATACCAACAAAAAGAGTGAAAATTCCATCttcaataattgaaaaaaaccTTTTACATTCGGTGAGAATTGGGAGCTTCCAAACAAATTTCCAATTTCATCTTTTCAAACACATTCTCTTTTGTAACAATTAAACTCCCTTCTgactaataataattaattacgtAATCAACTTGTATGTTAATATAATTATCAATCATATAAATACAGAATGTCTTTGAGAGGATGTGGACTGTTCTTACATTATTAGCATCCACTTGAGACAAAGCATAGCAATCTCTACTGGACCCACCTTAaagatatcaaaattaattaattagatttttttaaaaaaatagccaACTTATACGTGTATGATCTATTATTCCTTGTATTATTAAGTGCATAATCAATAATTAAGAATTAATACCAACGTCAACAGGTTAATATTACTTGTTAATTTGAGATAATAGAGATTAGAGTTCTTacaaaaaaggaaaatagaCAAAATCCAGCACGATTGATGTTTCCCCAGAACCAAACACCTTGTCAAAGAGGGAAGCATGTAAAACACGCCATGTGATTGCCAACTAATCCTTTCatcattagtaattttttttaataatgtctaaaaattatcattaacagAATGTTATCATGTCTTAACCACCAATTAGGTTCAATCCCATTAATACAACGTTTATAGGTTTCCCAATTTCTTTTCTATGGATTGAGACAAAATTTACAGATTCATAACTTGGAGCTGTTTTATTTCTGAAAATGCTGAAGTTTCCAGGACTTAAACAATCTGTGCTGATAGAGGTGGTGGTCATtgacaattttttaataaaattaagcaGCAGCTATATGTCATAATTCTGATATTAATTGTTCTGTCACCCCATCAACTGCTCTACACTCATCAGTCATCAGCATCATGATAAAAGCAGATGGACCCCTACCCTTTTGGTGATGGAAAATGATTGAAATAAGGGAAGGAAGATGACTTCATTTAGAGTATTGGAATCAAAGAATGAAGGCCATCTTCACTTGGGAGTTTGGGATCATGAAGAAGAAACTTGACTCAAAAGACAGTGCTGAAGAAGAATCCACCAGCTAAGATAAGATAAGCACGTGCATACTGGTTCTAAAATCCATGACCCCAGAAATAGACCTCAAGTGGACAAGCACCGACCCCTACACTGAATCCTGAAATGAGTATTTTACACGGATTCTGCATGTTCATTCACCCATTTTCACATGCTTTCTGGGCCCTCCTATCTCACATTATATCATTAACAGAACATGCAACTTTCAATTACATTAACGCCCTTGCTAGCCATATAAAGTGAGTCTTAACTGCCAAGGACAAAATGAGTAGTTTAGATATTACATCAAGGGCAAAGAATCTCTGCCCAGGAGGATGGCAAGTTGCTTGATTCAACTGGGAGCTTCCTCTCAGCTTCTCTTTTTTCTGGCAGGCATTTACATAATAAATATTACACAAAGAACCATGTCATGGTTTGGAATTGGTAGTTAGAGCAAGGAAGGAATATTGATGAAACAGTAAGATTAGGCTGTCCATAAAAAGTTTGCAATTAGGTTGTGGATGGACCATTATGGTGATGAGAGCTACTTATGAAATATAGACAGGGATTGATCTGCATCTTATTTGTTTCTTTCTTTGCATTCTTTTGCTGTGATACTATGACAGCTTAATTAGAAGGATTAGATAGAGATGGGGAAAACAGGCAAATGGCTTCGAAGTTTCTTGACAGGAAAGAAAGAcaaggagaaggagaaagaaaaatGTAGAACCAATCAGAATTCAGCAACTGGTATTGAGAATGCTGCGACTCCAGTTTCAATCCCACCGACTCctccaaaagaaaaaagatggaGTTTTCGCAGATCTTCAGCCACAGCAGCAGCTCCTAGGGACATGAATTTTACAGAAGCAATTGCGCCACCACAACCAGCGGCTCAGGCTACATTGGATTCAGAAAATGAGCAGAAGAAGCATGCAATGGCAATGGCAGCTGCTACAGCTGCCGCTGCTGATGCAGCTGTGGCAGCTGCTCAGGCTGTAGCTGCTGTGATCCGTCTAACTGCAACTGCCCCTGGGAGAACCAGCGCCATTGAAGAGGCTGCTGCCATAAAGATTCAGTCCGTCTACCGTTCTTATTTGGTATGCAATTCTCGATTTTTTGATCCGTAATTAGGCAATTAAAATGATATTGTTGAAGATGAAAGCTTGATAATATTGTGAAGTGTTTTGTTTTCCTTGTTAAATAGGCAAGAAAAGCATTACGTGCATTGAAAGGACTAGTCAAGTTGCAGGCCGTGGTGAGGGGTTACCTGGTGAGGAAACAGGCCACTGCTACACTCCGGTGCATGCAGGCATTGGTGACTGTACAGGCTAGAGCTCGGGCTCAGAGGATCAGGGTGACTGAAGAAACAAAACCTGCTAGTCAGAGACAATCAGTCCACAGAAAATCAATACAGGAGAACAGATTCATGCACACAAATTATGTAATTAGTGTCCTCCattgaaatttcaaattcattaTTCTATATCCCATATCTAGACAGATGGGTGCTTGAATCCAGTATGGATGAATATAATACGGCTTTTGATTCATGTAGGACGTTGATAGAGGCATGGAGGAGAACATCAAGATTGTGGAGATGGATCTTGGACAATCAAAGGGAAGCACAAAGAGCAGAACTAGCTGCTTACAATCACCACAAGCAGAACGAGTAGAGCCTAGATCTGTCACATATTACGCAACAACAAATCGTGCATATCCAAAGCCGGAAAATTGCCAAGTGTCTCCAGCTCCGTCAGCTCCGACCGACATGAGCCCCAGAGGCTACAGTGGTCATTTTGAGGACTACTGCAACACAGCACAAAGCAGCCCCCAATATGACTCTGCAGTTTCAAAACCTGATCCATCAAAAATTCCATTTGCTTTTCCGCGACCAGACTATGCAGAACCATTATCCTATGACTACCCATTATTTCCAAATTACATGGCAAACACAGAATCTTCCAAAGCCAAGGTTCGGTCACAGAGTGCACCGAAACAAAGGCCGGACTCATTTGAGCGGCAACCAAGCCGGAGGAGGGCATCAGTGGAAGGAAGGAATATCCCAAGGGCCGTGCGGATGCAGCGCTCATCTTCACATGTTGGGGCCACAGCTCAGAATTACCAATACCCATGGTCGATTAAACTCGACAGATCAACAGTATCACTTAATAGTGAATGCGGATCCAGCAGCACAGTGCTCACAAACGCCACTTACTGCAGAACTCTTGTTGGTTTTGATGTGAGTATAAATCAACTTCAAATCATAGTAATCAATTTCAAACCAGGGCAAACACAATGAAGAAAGTGAATATATATGTGACTGATTGCATGCTCTGTGTGTtttgactctgcaggttcatgGAAATAGGTACTAACAATGCACAGTTCTCCACCATTGTAGAAGAGAAGAAACACAATAAATTATTCAAGTTTCAGTGAGAAATATCAAAGGCATCAATAAGTTGAACACAGAGCTGCCAGAGGATTTCTGACAACTTCTCAATCCTCCTTCGCTCTAGCATTGCTCTCCACCTATGTAGAAAATCTCCTCTCTTTTCTCCATGATTTGGATAAATGTGTTCCTAAGGAGAAGCATAGTGCAAACAGGCATCACAAAGAAGGTTCAGGAACACAGGAGCAGAAATTTATTTGTTTGTGAATTTTTCTCAGGCTGATTGTTTGTTAATCCTGcaacttttcatttttatttttatttttaaatttgttttaaaGTGAGGGACTGAGGACAGCAAGATTCCTATCTTACATATATTATATGCATGTCATGAAAAGCTTCTAAAAATACTTTCCAGAGACCAGAATCACCATAGTCTCCATACCAAAGGAACACAAAAGCAGGATTCCACAATGttttgagaaataaataatatgaattCCAATTTCCACAAAAGGTCAAATCTTTTCTGCTTAAATCAAATGGAGGTTAATGAACCAGTTACTTTTCAACTCATTTTTTCGCGTTAATTACTATATATTATTCCTTATTCTTGTACATTGTGGACGTGGAAAATCTTCTCACCCTTAAGCAGCTGGACGTTATGTAACGGTCAGCTGCCTGCTTGGCGGCAGCGGTGAccgtcccacatcggaagattgaaagaaaattgatttgtatataatagctagcacataACTGCTAAATagcttgggttaaccattttgagcCAAGTGAAaaatgggtccaaaagttatttgggtcagttcgggcccggctgtttcaattggtatcagagccaccctgggtcagacaAATTCTAGCGGCTagtgggcctgcgaggaaagggctacccgtgaaagacgaggtggagccgcccgaggtactagcgaaccacaatacctaagGGTCCGGTCCTGGTTAGCAATCCTAATGGATTtagttgcgacgaggacgtcgcaaaatTTAGCGGGACCGTTTTGAGCCAAGTGAAAAAtgagtccaaaagttatttgggccagttcggACCCGGCTGTTTCACGTTACACTGGCAATGTATCAATTCACAAGGTTAGGGAAATTGCCGGGATCAGCATCACatgattaatttaaaacttgGTGTAATGCCTCTAGGATTCTTTAAGGTAGGTATGCATTTGAAATGATTGAAGATTTAAGTTTTTGTTTAAGTGAAAGGCTGTAAAATTTCAACATAAAATCATATTAGAATATATTTCTTCATGTGAAATTTATAATCGACCTAAATAAAACCTAA
The genomic region above belongs to Manihot esculenta cultivar AM560-2 chromosome 3, M.esculenta_v8, whole genome shotgun sequence and contains:
- the LOC110610725 gene encoding protein IQ-DOMAIN 19, with amino-acid sequence MGKTGKWLRSFLTGKKDKEKEKEKCRTNQNSATGIENAATPVSIPPTPPKEKRWSFRRSSATAAAPRDMNFTEAIAPPQPAAQATLDSENEQKKHAMAMAAATAAAADAAVAAAQAVAAVIRLTATAPGRTSAIEEAAAIKIQSVYRSYLARKALRALKGLVKLQAVVRGYLVRKQATATLRCMQALVTVQARARAQRIRVTEETKPASQRQSVHRKSIQENRFMHTNYDVDRGMEENIKIVEMDLGQSKGSTKSRTSCLQSPQAERVEPRSVTYYATTNRAYPKPENCQVSPAPSAPTDMSPRGYSGHFEDYCNTAQSSPQYDSAVSKPDPSKIPFAFPRPDYAEPLSYDYPLFPNYMANTESSKAKVRSQSAPKQRPDSFERQPSRRRASVEGRNIPRAVRMQRSSSHVGATAQNYQYPWSIKLDRSTVSLNSECGSSSTVLTNATYCRTLVGFDVHGNRY